A genome region from Euphorbia lathyris chromosome 4, ddEupLath1.1, whole genome shotgun sequence includes the following:
- the LOC136227539 gene encoding cytosolic endo-beta-N-acetylglucosaminidase 1-like encodes MPITNYEAQIQSSKLHPPPFDPLQPSIPISYPIKTLEKLATRAYLESFRYPFNKSFAPLRSYTLANWPIILVCHDKWIQGGKNENIYAIWHWYLIDLLVYFARYLVTLPPPWTIAAHRHGLPGRGHHGFVEGEQLSNSPRNNPKSYSIEVSMDFKEASFRDGINIAFKGILQSNKGFSTRMFKGNLLLDEMPLYITYCVRANEGSPLSVSFHFSSPSNETTSILIVPSKTNESSKKFDKVIVPRSVNKPPGWIIEEGTIEMNGFTLIGIRAVRFRPMLENGKVRQDHIRIENSEGGNSGFPSPSSWLIEAQNIKWSLGSHGSKLVSAKLTWKLKDGSKFEFSKYIVYVEKNSKNDARNSGSLKRIREYIGATYVEAFYVTDISIPSTTCTLKFVIQACTVDGICQKLDDSPFFQLNVKDQ; translated from the exons ATGCCTATAACAAACTATGAAGCTCAAATTCAATCCTCTAAACTTCACCCGCCTCCATTTGATCCGTTGCAGCCCTCGATTCCGATCTCCTACCCGATAAAAACCCTCGAAAAACTCGCAACTCGAGCCTATTTGGAGTCCTTTCGTTACCCGTTTAACAAGTCTTTTGCTCCTCTTAGAAGCTATACTTTAGCAAATTGGCCTATAATTCTTGTGTGCCATGATAAGTGGATTCAAGGAGGAAAGAATGAGAATATTTATGCAATTTGGCATTGGTATTTGATTGATCTTCTTGTTTATTTTGCTCGTTATTTAGTTACTTTGCCCCCTCCTTGGACTATTGCTGCCCATAGACATGGACTTCCG GGTCGTGGCCATCATGGTTTTGTTGAAGGGGAACAACTTTCAAATTCACCTCGGAATAACCCGAAATCATATTCCATTGAAGTCTCTATGGA CTTCAAGGAAGCATCTTTTCGCGACGGAATAAACATCGCATTCAAGGGAATTTTGCAAAGCAACAAAGGTTTCTCAACAAGAATGTTTAAGGGGAATTTACTTCTTGATGAAATGCCTCTCTACATTACATATTGT GTAAGAGCGAATGAAGGTTCACCGCTAAGTGTATCTTTTCATTTCTCTTCGCCTTCGAATGAAACAACATCCATACTAATTGTACCCTCCAAGACTAACGAATCATCGAAAAAGTTCGATAAAGTGATCGTGCCACGCAGTGTTAACAAGCCTCCGGGATGGATCATAGAGGAGGGTACCATCGAAATGAATGGATTCACATTGATTGGAATTCGTGCTGTACGTTTTAGGCCTATGCTTGAAAATGGAAAAGTTAGGCAAGATCATATCCGAATTGAGAACTCCGAAGGAGGAAATTCGGGGTTTCCTTCCCCGAGTTCATGGCTAATCGAGGCTCAGAATATCAAGTGGAGTTTAGGGTCACATGGTTCTAAGCTTGTTAGTGCTAAACTCACTTGGAAGTTGAAGGATGGAAGTAAATTTGAGTTCTCTAAGTACATTGTTTATGTCGAAAAGAACTCGAAAAATGATGCTAGAAATTCGGGGTCACTCAAAAGGATTCGAGAATATATCGGTGCAACATATGTTGAAGCTTTTTATGTTACCGATATTTCCATTCCCTCAACTACTTGTACTCTCAAGTTCGTCATTCAGGCTTGTACCGTCGATGGCATTTGTCAGAAGCTCGACGATTCACCGTTTTTTCAATTGAATGTTAAAGATCAGTGA
- the LOC136227419 gene encoding DEAD-box ATP-dependent RNA helicase 18 — translation MNSTDTENPNRALTNTRFSDLQPPLSESVLDALTQAGFEFCTPVQAATIPLLCSYKDVAVDAATGSGKTLAFVVPLVEILRRASSPPKPHQVMGIILSPTRELSSQIYNVAQPFIATLSNIKSMLLVGGVEVKADVQKLEEEGANLLIGTPGRLFDIMERVDDLDFRDLEVLILDEADRLLDMGFQKQISAIISRLPKLRRTGLFSATQTEAVEELSKAGLRNPVRVEVRAESKSNDSESSQVPSSRTPSGLQLEYLECEADNKPSQLVDILVKNKSKKIIVYFMTCACVDYWGVVLQQLPALKGFSLIPLHGKMKQTMREKALASFTSLTSGILLCTDVAARGLDIPGVDCIVQYDPPQDPNVFVHRVGRTARLGRQGIAIVFLLPKEEAYVEFLRIRRIPLEERKSTDNAPDVVPLIRSAARKDRDVMEKGLRAFVSFIRAYKEHHCSYIFRWKELEVGKLGMGYGLLQLPSMSEVKNHSLSTVGFTPAEDVKLEDIKFKDKSREKQRKKNLKIKKEAKEQEPKLKKPSKTSTTAPAATRKKTAKQRRAAQSVEDDDELAREYRLLKKLKKGTIDETEYAKLTGTEDLL, via the exons ATGAACTCCACAGATACGGAGAACCCAAATAGAGCGCTAACCAATACGCGCTTCTCCGATCTACAACCGCCGCTATCGGAGTCCGTCCTTGATGCCCTTACACAAGCCGGTTTCGAGTTTTGCACGCCGGTTCAAGCAGCCACAATTCCACTGCTTTGCAGCTATAAGGATGTCGCCGTCGACGCTGCTACCGGCTCTGGAAAAACCCTTGCTTTCGTTGTTCCACTTGTTGAGATTCTCCGCCGAGCCTCGTCTCCGCCCAAACCCCACCAG GTGATGGGAATAATTCTTTCCCCTACCAGGGAGCTTTCCTCTCAAATATATAATGTGGCTCAACCTTTTATTGCAACCTTATCAAATATTAAGTCCATGCTTCTTGTTGGTGGTGTGGAGGTGAAAGCTGATGTGCAGAAACTAGAGGAGGAAGGAGCTAATTTATTGATTGGAACCCCTGGAAGGCTATTTGACATAATGGAACGAGTTGATGACTTGGACTTTCGCGACCTTGAG GTCTTAATTCTGGATGAGGCTGATAGGTTATTGGATATGGGATTCCAGAAGCAGATAAGTGCCATTATATCTCGTTTGCCAAAGCTTCGGAGGActggtcttttctcagctacTCAAACTGAGGCAGTTGAAGAGCTATCTAAAGCAGGATTGAGGAATCCTGTGAGGGTTGAAGTTCGAGCTGAATCAAAATCAAATGACTCAGAATCGTCACAAGTACCATCTTCACGAACGCCATCAGGTCTCCAACTCGAG TATTTGGAATGCGAAGCAGATAACAAACCATCACAGCTTGTCGATATCCTCGTTAAGAAcaagtctaaaaaaattatagt ATACTTTATGACTTGTGCTTGTGTTGATTACTGGGGGGTTGTCCTTCAACAGCTTCCTGCTTTAAAGGGTTTCTCTTTAATTCCCCTTCATGGGAAGATGAAACAG ACTATGAGAGAGAAAGCATTGGCTTCATTTACATCTCTCACAAGTGGCATTCTTCTATGTACGGATGTTGCAGCTCGTGGACTTGATATTCCTGGTGTTGATTGTATAGTGCAG tATGATCCACCTCAAGATCCAAATGTTTTCGTTCATAGAGTTGGCCGAACTGCTCGGTTGGGTAGACAAGGAATTGCCATTGTTTTCCTGCTACCAAAG GAGGAAGCTTATGTAGAATTTCTTCGCATAAGACGTATTCCTCTTGAAGAGAGGAAAAGTACAGATAATGCTCCTGATGTTGTTCCTCTG ATACGTTCTGCTGCGAGGAAAGATCGAGATGTTATGGAGAAAGGACTGAGAGCGTTTGTTTCGTTTATTCGTGCGTATAAAGAGCATCATTGCTCGTACATTTTCAG ATGGAAAGAACTTGAAGTTGGGAAGTTGGGTATGGGGTATGGCTTATTGCAACTTCCTTCAATGTCCGAGGTAAAGAACCATTCACTTTCAACTGTTGGTTTCACTCCAGCTGAAGATGTCAAATTGGAGGACATCAAGTTCAA GGATAAATCTCGGGAGAAGCAAAgaaagaagaacttgaagattAAGAAAGAAGCAAAAGAGCAAGAACCAAAGCTGAAGAAGCCCAGCAAGACCTCAACTACAGCACCTGCTGCTACGAGGAAAAAAACAGCTAAACAAAGACGAGCTGCTCAGAGCGTTGAAGACGATGACGAGTTGGCTCGGGAATATCGGTTACTGAAAAAGCTAAAGAAGGGGACTATTGATGAAACTGAATATGCCAAGTTAACAGGGACTGAGGATTTGTTATAG
- the LOC136225495 gene encoding uncharacterized protein: MRTLAAQFKTYISRIKSPNPQSRNFSSYSKGTDELSLEEDAERKVGWVLKLIFAGTAGAVGYQFFPYMGDTLVHQSISLLQVKDPFFRRTGASRIARFAADDEKRMKIVELGGAQDLVTMLEDAKDDRTRIAALKALAALSHSDKAVGALHKAGAVSIIKSTPDSLEEEEMNNYKSSLLKRFQDMKCM; encoded by the exons ATGCGCACTTTAGCAGCTCAATTCAAAACT TATATTTCTCGAATCAAATCTCCTAACCCGCAATCCCGCAATTTCTCATCTTACAGTAAAGGCACAG ATGAGCTCTCACTTGAAGAGGATGCTGAAAGGAAAGTTGGATGGGTACTGAAACTCATCTTCGCCGGAACAGCTGGCGCTGTTGGTTATCAGTTCTTTCCCTACATGG GAGATACTCTGGTGCATCAGTCAATTTCGCTTTTGCAGGTTAAGGATCCTTTCTTTAGAAGAACTGGTGCTTCTAGAATAGCCCGTTTTGCTGCTGATG AtgaaaaaagaatgaaaattgTGGAGTTGGGTGGGGCTCAAGACTTGGTGACCATGTTGGAGGATGCTAAGGATGATAGAACTCGAATAGCAGCTCTAAAGGCTCTTGCTGCACTCTCACACTCAG ATAAGGCTGTTGGAGCTTTACATAAAGCTGGGGCAGTGAGTATAATAAAGTCAACCCCAGATTCTTTGGAGGAAGAGGAAATGAATAATTATAAATCAAGCCTTCTAAAGAGATTTCAAGATATGAAATGTATGTGA
- the LOC136227653 gene encoding probable proteasome inhibitor, with the protein MANKNSVMAVIRAARPSFRNNSDKIAFVVNASFLSSGYVLTATGPPAFAENALYSSSTDEVGFDHWNDCDSEYAFVYMNPEKDSKKVLVKCLVMNDKLLVDALADGTAEQVHLEIPIGDFVGEEGGGSNVSTQFKNLDKLVKDLDDHIFTKLHGSSKDSSSGNQQPRSESSDSSRHGRNETSIRTTEPRDPQNDHPGVLFPPIPAFIGDDLAPGPGAGMYPARGGFGGGGMLMGPNDPRWLRGDPQNFPGGPLGVPPGARFDPYGPPGVPGFEPNRFVRNPRRPGRGTHPDLEPFGDADFI; encoded by the exons ATGGCTAACAAGAACTCTGTAATGGCGGTTATTAGGGCCGCAAGGCCATCCTTCCGAAACAATTCCGATAAAATAGCTTTTGTAGTGAACGCGTCTTTCCTTTCTTCCGGCTACGTTCTTACTGCGACTGGCCCCCCTGCTTTTGCTGAAAATGCCTTGTACTCTTCCTCTACTG ATGAGGTAGGGTTTGATCACTGGAATGATTGCGATAGTGAATACGCGTTTGTTTATATGAATCCGGAGAAAGACTCGAAGAAGGTTCTAGTGAAGTGTTTAGTGATGAACGATAAGTTGCTTGTTGATGCTTTGGCTGATGGGACGGCAGAGCAGGTCCATCTTGAAATCCC TATTGGGGATTTTGTAGGGGAGGAAGGCGGAGGATCAAATGTTTCAACGCAGTTCAAGAATTTGGATAAGCTTGTTAAGGACCTGGATGATCACATTTTTACTAAATTGCATGGTTCTTCGAAAGATAGTTCATCTGGCAATCAACAACCAAG ATCAGAATCAAGTGACTCGTCAAGGCATGGCAGGAATGAAACATCTATTAGGACTACTGAACCAAGAGATCCTCAAAATGATCATCCAGG GGTATTGTTTCCTCCTATTCCTGCTTTTATCGGTGATGATCTTGCACCTGGTCCTGGTGCTGGAATGTATCCAGCTAG GGGTGGCTTTGGTGGTGGGGGCATGCTAATGG GGCCTAATGATCCTCGATGGCTTCGTGGAGACCCACAAAATTTCCCTGGTGGACCACT GGGTGTTCCTCCTGGTGCTCGGTTTGATCCCTATGGCCCACCTGGAGTTCCTGGTTTTGAGCCTAATCGATTTGTCAG AAACCCGCGGAGGCCTGGCAGGGGCACTCATCCAGACCTTGAGCCTTTCGGTGATGCGGATTTCATTTGA